ATGTGCGGTATCGCTACTAAAAGATGAAGTGTATTTATAGTGGGACACTTTGAGCACGATGACATGAGTGATCACATtaattgggatttctttcaaacAGAATTCAAGAAGAAGTATGTTAGCTGATTATTTatcaacaagaaaaagaaagaatttcttgagttaAAATAAGGAAATCAGACTGTAGCTAAGAATGAACGTGAATTTGTGCAGTTAAGCAAGTATGCCCGTAATATCGTATCAAATGAGGAGAAAATGTGTAATAGTTTTGAAGTCGGGTTGAATGATAATATCTGTATGTCTATAGCAGCATTAAAGTTACgaaatttgtagaactttctGAACGGGCTCATAAAGTTGAAGAAATTTGTAAAAGTAAATGACAAtcagatttaaaattttgaaactttaacaAAAGGGGGTCATTCAAGTTTGCTTAAACGTCTCCatcaaagaaatttagaaatgacACAAGTCGACCAACTGCCTCTTCAGAGTTCACTAGTGGAGAGAATCCAAGGCAAAGCAATTTCTAGTATGTTAATTCTCCAGCAGCTAGTGTTGAAAGTGTAAGAAATGTTAAGAGAACCATTTCTGTTTGTGATGAAtgcaataaaagaaatttttgtgAGTGCCGATCAAATTCAGGAGCTTTTTCATTATAGATCTACTAATCATTTCCTTCGTGATTGTTCAAAGAAGCAAAATGATTTTGGTAATCAATCAAACAAGCCTGAAGCAACTTCTCAAAGAGGTAGACGATCTGGAAACGTTAGGAACACTACTCCTGGTCGAGGTAAGAATGTCGAGATGAATGAACGGTCTGAAGCGAGAACACCAACTAAAGCCTATGTAATCAAAGCTCGTGCGGAAGCTACTGCCTTAGATGTTATTGCAggtactttttctctctttgatattaatgtatatgcattgattgatcctggatcaACTCACTCATATATATGCACTGCATTAGTAGACAAAAAGAAATTACCTGTTGATTTTACTCAATATACTATTAAAGTTACAAATCTCCTGGGTCAGTGTGTTTTAGTTAATCAGACGTGTAGATCGCATCCATTGAAAATTAGGGGTTACGATTTTCCCActagtttgatgttgttaccttttgatgattttgatatcaTTCTGGGAATGGACTGGTTGTCTGAGCATGATGCAATAGTGAGTTGTCGAAGGAAGCAAGTTAGTTTGAAGCGTCCAGATGgtgaatttgtttatgttaaGGCAAATGGGGTCGATTGTATTACAAATGTAATTTCAGCATTGACTGCtcagaatttgattaaaaagggttgtgaagcttatttAGCCTACATTCTTGATTCAAAAATGATAAAGTAAAAAAGCAAACAAGTGACAGTAGTCAATGAGTATGCTGATGTTTTTCCTAAAGAACTACCTGGGTTGCCACCAACACGAGAAGTAGAATTTGTGATCGAACTGTACCGGATTTAGATAACACTGTACCGGATGGCCCCTACAGAggtgaaagagttgaaagcgcagttgcaagagttgttaGATCACGAATTTATTCGGTCGAGCGTATCACGTTGGGGCTCTCTAGTTTTGTTCGTAAAGAAGAAATATGGGTCAATAAGACTATGTATAGATTATCGACAGCTAAATAGAGCtaccatcaagaataaatacCCGTTACCTCGTATTAATGATTTGTTCGATCGATTAAAAGGAGTTACAGTATTTTCGAAGATCGATTTGAGATCCAGATATTATCAGCTACGAGTTAAAGGGCAAGATGTATCCAAAACTGTACTCAGAACTAGATATGGTCACTATGAATTTctggtgatgccatttggtttgaccaaTGCTCCTGCAacattcatggatttgatgaaacAGGTGTTTCAGCCATATTTAGATCAGTTTGTTGTGGTAGTCATTGACGATATCCTAATCTATTCATCGAATGAGTCAGATCATGCCGAACATTTAAGAGTGTTAATGCAAACTTTGCGTGAAAAATAACTGtatgtaaattttagtaaatgtgaattctggttgCGAGAAGTAGATTTTTTGGGACATGTTATTTTTGCGGATGGAATCAGGGTTGATCCGAATAAAGTATCTGCGATTATTGAATGGAAAATTTCGAAGAACATTTCTGAAGTCTGAAGTTTCTTGGGATTAGCTGGATATTATCGACGATTCGTTAAAAATTCTTGATCATTGTTTCACCTATGACTAGGTTATTAtagaaaaac
The window above is part of the Gossypium raimondii isolate GPD5lz chromosome 9, ASM2569854v1, whole genome shotgun sequence genome. Proteins encoded here:
- the LOC105797507 gene encoding uncharacterized protein LOC105797507 yields the protein MLREPFLFVMNAIKEIFVSADQIQELFHYRSTNHFLRDCSKKQNDFGNQSNKPEATSQRGRRSGNVRNTTPGRGKNVEMNERSEARTPTKAYVIKARAEATALDVIAEAPVVTQPESGTTYVVYSDASLNGLGCVLMQTGKVVAYASRQLKSHERNYPTHGIELGAIIFALKI